From the Malus domestica chromosome 17, GDT2T_hap1 genome, one window contains:
- the LOC103405654 gene encoding wax ester synthase/diacylglycerol acyltransferase 11-like, translated as MENWEEGLEPVSPTGHYFNNSVLSISILAVLEYEIPIDDSQFLSLLENVFLPINPRFSSIMIEKNGKKQWKRVEVKLEDHVKTPIFPSNLSNESYDEYFDDYLSNVATKRFPQDKPLWEIHVIKYPTSNAVGNVVFKLHHALGDGYSLMGALLSCLQRADNPSLPLTFPSRKPSKPKNENVMTKTFSSLLNTISDIWWGISKSITGEDDRSPIKSSNNELEFTPITVSTMTISLDHIKLIKSRLEVTINDVLTGMVFLGSRLYMQEMNQTSREVHSTSLVLLNTRIMANYTSIEEMVKPDSKSPWGNHFTFLHVPIPKLTEFSNVLDFIWKTHKIIKQKRNSSAIYLTSGLLRMLNKFGGHEAASRYVRTTLKNSSVVITSMIGPVEKMSLANQPIKGLYFLVVGTPEELDISIVSYMGKVKLAFTVKKGIIDPQKLKLCMENALNMISNAADKNSMQNSAEEQSHI; from the exons ATGGAAAATTGGGAAGAAGGACTGGAGCCAGTGAGCCCTACTGGCCACTATTTCAACAACTCTGTTTTATCAATATCAATTCTTGCTGTTTTGGAATATGAGATTCCAATTGATGACTCACAATTTCTGTCATTGCTCGAGAACGTGTTCCTTCCTATCAACCCACGCTTCTCCTCTATCATG AttgaaaaaaatggaaagaaacaATGGAAAAGGGTTGAGGTGAAGCTTGAAGACCATGTTAAAACTCCAATCTTCCCTTCCAACTTGTCGAATGAATCATATGACGAGTATTTTGACGACTATTTGTCAAACGTAGCAACAAAAAGATTTCCACAAGATAAACCACTGTGGGAAATTCATGTTATAAAGTACCCAACTAGCAATGCAGTTGGTAATGTAGTATTTAAGTTGCACCATGCGTTAGGTGATGGCTACTCACTCATGGGCGCTCTTCTCTCTTGTCTACAAAGGGCTGACAATCCTTCTCTTCCCCTAACTTTTCCTTCACGGAAGCCATCGAAACCGAAGAATGAAAATGTTATGACCAAAACTTTCTCATCCTTGTTGAACACCATATCCGATATTTGGTGGGGCATTTCAAAGAGCATCACTGGGGAAGATGATCGATCACCAATAAAATCCTCGAACAATGAACTTGAGTTCACTCCAATTACAGTATCAACTATGACGATCTCTCTTGATCACATCAAATTAATTAAGAGCAGGCTTGAAGTG ACGATAAATGACGTTCTTACTGGGATGGTCTTTCTTGGCTCCCGGCTATATATGCAAGAGATGAACCAAACCTCAAGGGAAGTGCATAGCACATCATTGGTTTTACTAAATACAAGGATCATGGCGAATTATACGTCGATTGAAGAAATGGTCAAACCCGATAGCAAGAGTCCATGGGGAAACCATTTTACATTTTTGCATGTTCCCATTCCCAAGTTGACTGAATTCTCAAATGTGCTTGACTTCATCTGGAAGACACATAAAATAATCAAGCAGAAAAGAAATTCTTCAGCTATTTATTTGACTAGTGGGCTATTGAGGATGCTGAACAAGTTTGGAGGCCACGAG GCAGCATCAAGATACGTCCGTACCACATTAAAGAACTCGAGCGTGGTGATCACAAGTATGATTGGCCCAGTGGAAAAAATGTCCTTGGCAAACCAACCAATCAAAGGGTTGTACTTTTTGGTAGTTGGGACACCTGAG GAACTTGACATATCAATCGTAAGTTATATGGGAAAGGTGAAGCTTGCCTTCACAGTGAAAAAAGGCATCATAGATCCACAAAAGTTGAAGTTGTGTATGGAAAACGCCCTCAATATGATATCCAACGCCGCAGACAAAAATTCTATGCAAAATAGCGCTGAAGAACAGTCACACATTTGA